One window of Paludibacter propionicigenes WB4 genomic DNA carries:
- a CDS encoding glucuronoarabinoxylan endo-1,4-beta-xylanase yields the protein MTQKLIGYLSIACIVFTASCSKSENSPIYTPPPTVNDTVPSTTAGNAILNLTDEQQVIDGFGGSTAWNGALSDAQADALFGNSDNSQMGLSICRLRIDPNKYWDQEKSNAQKANARGAKVFASPWSPPVTMKTNNNVVQGALDPTKYADYALYLKSFGDYIKNAGVTLTAISIQNEPDWKPDYESCSWTGEEIAKFAKENAPAVGYPLMIGESLNFNPTMADPTLNDEAACANVSYIGGHLYGRDPFKYTNAIDKGKKIWMTEHYYDNANNNISVALSVAKEINACMNLNMNAYVWWWVLPLNGSICNLINENKAMTKNGCALAQYSKWVRPGFKRVYITPEPYTGICMSAYKNGNKTVIVIVNSCVVAIKQPITIQNGTITAFTPYETTATKNVAALSKIAVNNGTFSVNLKGQSITTLVSE from the coding sequence ATGACCCAAAAATTGATTGGTTATTTGTCGATTGCCTGCATTGTTTTTACTGCTTCATGTTCAAAATCAGAAAATTCTCCGATATATACCCCTCCCCCCACCGTAAATGACACTGTGCCTTCAACTACTGCCGGCAATGCGATATTGAATTTGACGGACGAACAACAAGTGATCGACGGATTTGGTGGTAGTACGGCCTGGAATGGCGCTTTGTCGGATGCTCAGGCTGATGCTTTATTCGGAAACAGTGATAATTCCCAAATGGGTTTGTCCATTTGCAGGCTACGAATAGACCCTAACAAGTACTGGGACCAGGAAAAATCCAATGCCCAGAAAGCAAACGCACGGGGAGCCAAAGTGTTTGCATCTCCCTGGTCGCCACCTGTTACAATGAAGACCAATAACAACGTAGTGCAAGGGGCTTTAGATCCAACCAAATATGCTGACTATGCTTTGTACCTGAAAAGCTTTGGCGATTATATAAAAAATGCAGGCGTCACGCTAACCGCTATATCCATTCAAAATGAACCGGACTGGAAGCCCGACTACGAATCGTGCTCATGGACTGGGGAAGAAATAGCAAAATTTGCAAAAGAAAATGCACCTGCAGTAGGATATCCGTTGATGATAGGAGAAAGCTTAAATTTTAATCCGACAATGGCAGACCCTACCCTGAACGATGAGGCTGCTTGTGCCAATGTATCATATATTGGAGGTCACTTATACGGACGAGACCCCTTTAAGTACACTAATGCCATTGATAAAGGGAAGAAGATATGGATGACCGAGCATTATTATGATAATGCAAATAATAATATCTCTGTAGCTTTGTCGGTTGCCAAAGAAATAAATGCGTGTATGAACCTCAATATGAATGCTTATGTATGGTGGTGGGTTTTACCATTAAACGGAAGCATCTGCAATTTAATTAATGAAAATAAAGCAATGACCAAAAATGGTTGTGCGTTAGCTCAGTATTCCAAATGGGTAAGACCCGGATTCAAGAGGGTTTATATCACTCCCGAACCTTATACGGGCATATGCATGAGTGCTTATAAAAATGGGAATAAAACGGTTATCGTAATTGTCAACAGTTGTGTAGTCGCTATTAAACAACCTATCACTATTCAAAACGGAACCATTACTGCGTTCACTCCTTATGAAACAACCGCTACAAAGAACGTTGCAGCTTTATCTAAAATTGCAGTGAACAATGGAACTTTTAGTGTTAATCTGAAAGGACAGAGTATTACAACATTGGTGTCTGAGTAA
- a CDS encoding translation initiation factor, which yields MDWRDKLNEVKKTVPQVEESPVQKAAQKPEKKRQSEPLRVELDKRNGKPATLVTEFQGKDSELKELAKLLKVKCGAGGSSRDGEILVQGDFRVKIAEILLEMGFKVKKINFK from the coding sequence ATGGATTGGAGAGATAAACTGAACGAAGTAAAGAAAACAGTACCACAGGTGGAAGAAAGTCCTGTTCAAAAAGCGGCTCAAAAACCTGAGAAGAAAAGGCAATCTGAGCCTTTACGCGTGGAACTGGACAAACGCAACGGTAAACCTGCCACACTCGTTACAGAGTTTCAGGGCAAAGACAGTGAACTGAAGGAACTAGCAAAACTACTGAAAGTGAAATGCGGTGCAGGCGGTTCTTCGCGCGACGGTGAAATATTGGTGCAAGGCGATTTTCGGGTGAAGATTGCAGAGATCTTACTCGAAATGGGCTTTAAAGTGAAGAAGATTAATTTCAAATAA
- a CDS encoding non-canonical purine NTP diphosphatase — protein sequence MKKLVFATNNAHKLSEVRAILEPEFTIISLADLNCNEDIPETADTLDGNALLKAQYIHDKFGLDCFADDTGLEIEALNGEPGVYSARYAGIECDARKNMSKVLTKLGDNPNRKACFRTVIALIQGDKILYFEGKIDGQITHQPHGNSGFGYDPIFIAKDYLMTFAQLSAEEKNQISHRALAVKQLVNYLQQPEPTPSGTKTPNCV from the coding sequence ATGAAAAAACTGGTTTTTGCCACCAACAACGCTCATAAACTGTCCGAGGTCAGAGCTATACTCGAACCTGAGTTTACCATTATCAGCCTGGCCGACCTGAATTGTAACGAAGACATTCCGGAAACCGCCGATACATTGGATGGAAATGCGCTTTTGAAAGCTCAATATATACACGATAAATTCGGGTTGGACTGCTTCGCTGATGATACCGGATTGGAAATAGAAGCTCTCAACGGCGAACCCGGTGTTTACTCGGCACGCTACGCAGGCATAGAATGCGATGCCCGAAAGAATATGAGCAAAGTATTGACCAAACTGGGAGACAACCCGAATAGAAAAGCCTGTTTCCGTACCGTGATAGCCCTGATACAGGGAGACAAAATCCTGTATTTTGAAGGAAAAATTGATGGACAAATTACCCATCAGCCTCATGGTAACAGCGGATTTGGATACGATCCGATTTTTATAGCAAAAGATTATTTGATGACTTTTGCCCAGCTTAGCGCTGAGGAGAAAAACCAAATCAGTCACCGGGCATTGGCTGTAAAGCAATTGGTAAACTATCTGCAACAGCCCGAACCAACACCGTCAGGCACCAAAACACCCAACTGTGTTTAG
- a CDS encoding retropepsin-like aspartic protease translates to MKKIVPITLIFFCTSIWAQIKPIATIPFTLERNSIYFYCKVNGSDSLKFLFDTGADGSVINEQAKQKIPLKINNQSLNVGSNGANLVSQTLDNTIAFGNITKSNIDFTIIPYGTSSFDGVFGTNLMTDHVIEIDYSKNELRFYEIATYNKDLSDYDAFKIYLPGNYVSIKGSIRIKGKRYSGLFGLDTGADNVLTLSYPFVIGNKLINKTIKIGASLSQGSDGSEYENPLVLLPEVGIGAKSFYRIPADLSMSKEGVDASTDKIGFFGNNFLKRFNVVLNLKRGFIYLTPNHNLYTDFF, encoded by the coding sequence ATGAAGAAAATAGTTCCAATCACTTTGATATTTTTTTGCACTTCAATTTGGGCGCAAATAAAGCCTATTGCCACAATTCCATTTACGTTGGAGAGAAATTCCATATATTTTTACTGCAAAGTAAACGGTTCAGACAGTTTGAAATTTTTATTTGACACAGGTGCCGACGGTTCGGTTATTAATGAACAGGCAAAACAGAAAATTCCATTAAAAATCAACAATCAATCACTTAATGTTGGTTCAAATGGGGCTAATTTAGTTAGTCAGACTTTAGACAACACGATAGCATTTGGAAACATTACTAAATCAAATATTGATTTTACAATAATTCCGTATGGAACTTCCAGCTTTGATGGAGTATTTGGTACAAACTTAATGACAGACCATGTAATTGAAATAGATTATAGTAAAAATGAATTACGCTTTTATGAAATCGCAACATACAACAAGGACTTGAGTGACTATGATGCATTCAAAATTTATTTACCGGGGAATTACGTGTCAATCAAAGGTAGTATTAGGATAAAAGGTAAAAGATATAGTGGATTATTTGGACTGGATACAGGAGCAGACAATGTACTTACCCTTTCATATCCATTTGTAATAGGAAATAAATTAATCAATAAGACAATAAAAATTGGAGCTTCATTATCACAGGGTTCTGATGGGTCTGAATATGAAAATCCCCTTGTTCTACTGCCGGAAGTTGGCATTGGAGCAAAATCATTTTATAGAATACCTGCAGATTTATCCATGTCGAAAGAAGGAGTCGATGCTTCAACAGATAAAATAGGATTCTTTGGAAATAATTTTTTGAAAAGATTTAATGTGGTTCTAAATCTCAAACGAGGGTTTATATATTTAACTCCAAATCACAATTTATATACTGATTTCTTTTAA
- a CDS encoding RNA methyltransferase: MKKLKITEMHRLTVDEFKEKAKTPLIVVLDNVRSLHNVGSVFRTADAFLVEAVYLCGITSTPPQAEIHKTALGAENTVTWKYFEDTHQALEELKAQAYTVFAIEQAAGSTLLPELALNPAMKYAVVLGNEVKGVQQSVVDACDGCIEIPQFGTKHSLNVSVTGGIIIWEFFRLMHNS; encoded by the coding sequence ATGAAAAAACTTAAGATAACAGAAATGCACCGCCTGACGGTGGATGAATTTAAAGAAAAGGCGAAAACTCCACTGATTGTAGTGCTTGACAATGTAAGGAGTTTACACAATGTGGGGTCGGTTTTCAGAACTGCCGATGCTTTTTTGGTGGAGGCTGTTTATTTATGTGGTATTACCAGCACACCTCCGCAAGCCGAAATTCATAAAACGGCGCTTGGTGCGGAAAATACAGTCACGTGGAAATATTTTGAAGACACGCATCAGGCTTTAGAAGAACTTAAAGCTCAAGCTTATACGGTGTTTGCGATAGAACAGGCCGCAGGAAGCACGCTGTTGCCGGAGCTGGCACTCAACCCGGCAATGAAATATGCGGTTGTTCTGGGCAATGAAGTAAAGGGAGTGCAACAAAGCGTAGTAGATGCATGCGATGGTTGCATCGAAATACCTCAATTTGGCACCAAGCATTCACTCAATGTGAGTGTAACCGGTGGAATTATTATCTGGGAATTCTTTAGATTAATGCATAATTCATAA
- a CDS encoding DUF3316 domain-containing protein: MKKLVLVTLVVLSHLVAVGQQTEADKYLVTTRTNSLGYVSLQLTDPYLSPLTYSGDGFDFNHESRRFLSLHNNNISIQHQYYLVGAIAYNPAGTASMLYFGANYSFGMQYHFRPAQGWQILVGGNWDVDFGFKDLTRNINNPVNLDMATNLNLSGVIRYDLPLRRRTLRLQLSAETPVVGLMFVPLAGASYYEMFELGNHAGLTHFSSLLNKRGINPKLTVDIPFARSTWQVGLAYQHLKYEANDMVFKRNSFSLMVGTTFDVVSFSGRKKKLSPNFISTNE, translated from the coding sequence ATGAAGAAATTGGTTTTAGTTACTTTGGTTGTTTTGTCTCATCTGGTTGCTGTGGGGCAGCAAACTGAGGCAGATAAATACCTGGTGACTACCCGAACAAATTCATTGGGATATGTTTCGCTTCAACTTACTGATCCTTATCTGTCGCCCCTGACCTACAGTGGTGATGGTTTTGATTTTAATCATGAAAGTCGCCGCTTTTTGTCGTTACACAACAACAATATTTCCATTCAGCATCAGTATTATCTGGTAGGAGCCATCGCTTACAATCCGGCGGGAACGGCTTCGATGCTTTACTTCGGGGCAAACTACAGTTTCGGAATGCAATACCATTTTCGTCCGGCACAGGGATGGCAAATACTGGTTGGTGGAAACTGGGATGTTGATTTCGGATTTAAAGATCTGACCCGTAATATCAATAACCCGGTGAATCTGGATATGGCAACGAATCTCAATCTATCGGGTGTGATACGGTATGATCTTCCCCTGCGTCGAAGGACATTGCGCCTTCAGCTCTCGGCCGAAACTCCCGTAGTAGGATTGATGTTTGTTCCGTTGGCAGGAGCATCGTATTACGAGATGTTTGAACTGGGAAATCATGCCGGATTGACTCATTTCAGTTCGCTACTCAACAAACGCGGCATAAATCCAAAACTCACTGTAGACATTCCTTTCGCACGATCAACCTGGCAGGTTGGATTGGCTTACCAACACCTGAAGTATGAGGCTAACGATATGGTTTTTAAACGAAACTCGTTCAGCCTGATGGTTGGAACTACTTTCGATGTCGTATCTTTCTCCGGCAGAAAGAAAAAGCTCTCACCTAATTTTATCAGCACCAATGAATAA
- a CDS encoding two-component regulator propeller domain-containing protein, with product MRHTNNKIIIIGFLLSAISFSVMAQVAMGKWRTHLSYNNVTQIAQSPNKIFAVSQGALFSVDKQDGSLYFYSKTNGLNGSGITNIEYNPTTQELLIIYSNGNIDALGNNGIINIPDLYNKQMSASKAVHHILFYQKKAYLSCDFGIVVLNLDKKEVADTYYIGPNASQVAVLNTTIHNATIYALSKSTIYQASITEPQLVNYAYWTSGTSWPGTGDFQGIVSFGGKLILQRGGKLYKQENDNSWTPLLVGVNAFNVSNGSLAVFTDNVTYLYDTSFNAKTINNLGTITDAEYDAQNSTYYLAANSSGIISYKQTGSETPVVNYFKPVGPAVNIPWDMTFSGKKLFVVPGGRWASQNFTNGDVMMYEAGVWTNIYAKTIQDKTGHLVNDFMNVAVDPLDNNHFFVSSYGTGLYEFKNNTFANWYNHLNSKLETAVANDPYRYIRLDGAVFDQQGNLFVSNTSAAAGIKILASNGTWSQLTYPAIASKPTLGKILISNQNVNQKWVLSVRSQPGIFVFDDNKTLTDQSDDKAIFLSKFTYPEQDKTGNTIHTSQYPSAVYCIAQDKNGVVWVGTDIGPFLFNNISKVYNDDYTCSRVKIPRADSTNLADYLLVNEHIKAIAIDGANRKWIGTENSGVYLMSANGQQTIQHFTSTNSPLLSDNVLSIAVNPVTGEVFFGTDQGLVSYQSDAADAESAFGNVYAYPNPVRQGYSGVITITGLVENTQVKITDIAGNLVCETVSNGSLATWNGKDANGRKVNTGIYLAICANADGTLSTITKILVIN from the coding sequence ATGCGTCATACGAATAACAAAATAATCATTATAGGTTTTCTTTTATCGGCAATTTCATTTTCGGTAATGGCGCAGGTTGCTATGGGCAAATGGAGAACACATCTCTCCTACAACAATGTTACGCAAATTGCTCAATCGCCCAATAAAATTTTCGCGGTGAGTCAGGGTGCTTTGTTTTCGGTGGATAAACAGGACGGCAGTCTCTATTTCTATAGCAAGACAAACGGACTCAACGGCTCGGGCATTACCAATATTGAATACAACCCCACCACACAGGAGTTGCTTATTATTTACAGCAACGGGAATATCGATGCATTGGGAAACAACGGCATAATCAATATTCCTGATCTGTACAACAAGCAAATGAGCGCCAGTAAAGCGGTTCATCACATATTGTTTTATCAGAAAAAGGCTTACCTGTCTTGCGACTTTGGCATTGTGGTGTTGAATCTGGATAAAAAAGAGGTGGCTGATACTTACTACATAGGACCAAATGCAAGCCAGGTGGCTGTATTGAATACCACCATACACAACGCCACTATTTACGCCCTCAGCAAATCGACTATTTATCAGGCTTCGATAACAGAACCGCAACTCGTGAATTATGCTTATTGGACTAGCGGTACATCGTGGCCCGGAACAGGTGACTTCCAGGGAATTGTCTCTTTTGGCGGAAAGCTGATATTGCAGCGCGGCGGAAAACTATATAAACAGGAAAATGATAACTCATGGACACCTTTACTTGTCGGCGTAAATGCATTCAACGTTTCAAATGGAAGTTTAGCCGTCTTTACGGACAATGTAACCTATCTGTACGATACGAGCTTCAATGCGAAAACAATCAATAACCTTGGCACAATTACCGATGCTGAATATGATGCCCAAAACAGCACTTACTATCTTGCCGCCAATAGTTCGGGCATCATTTCGTACAAGCAAACCGGAAGCGAAACACCCGTGGTTAATTATTTTAAACCGGTAGGGCCGGCCGTAAACATCCCTTGGGATATGACATTCTCAGGTAAGAAGCTATTCGTTGTACCTGGTGGGCGATGGGCATCGCAGAATTTCACCAATGGAGACGTAATGATGTACGAAGCCGGCGTGTGGACAAATATCTATGCCAAAACCATACAAGATAAAACAGGACACCTCGTCAACGACTTTATGAATGTGGCTGTTGACCCCTTGGACAACAACCATTTTTTCGTGTCATCTTACGGAACAGGGCTGTATGAATTTAAAAACAACACATTTGCCAACTGGTATAATCATCTGAACAGCAAATTGGAAACTGCTGTTGCTAACGATCCGTATCGTTATATCCGATTGGATGGAGCTGTTTTTGATCAACAGGGTAATTTGTTTGTGAGCAATACGAGTGCCGCAGCCGGAATTAAAATTCTTGCATCCAACGGCACATGGTCTCAGCTTACCTATCCGGCTATAGCTTCTAAACCGACATTGGGCAAGATATTGATTTCAAATCAGAATGTCAACCAGAAATGGGTTCTGTCCGTTCGATCGCAACCCGGTATTTTTGTTTTCGACGACAACAAAACCCTGACTGACCAGTCGGACGATAAGGCTATTTTTCTATCGAAATTCACTTACCCCGAACAGGATAAAACAGGGAACACCATACATACCTCACAATATCCCTCTGCCGTGTACTGCATTGCGCAGGATAAAAATGGCGTGGTATGGGTAGGTACGGACATTGGACCGTTTTTGTTCAACAATATCTCGAAGGTGTACAACGATGACTACACCTGCTCCCGGGTAAAAATACCACGTGCGGACAGCACCAATCTGGCCGATTATCTGTTGGTAAACGAACATATCAAAGCCATAGCCATTGATGGGGCAAACAGGAAATGGATAGGCACCGAGAATTCCGGCGTTTATTTAATGTCGGCCAACGGACAGCAAACCATACAGCACTTTACAAGCACCAATAGCCCGTTGCTATCGGATAACGTTCTGTCGATAGCCGTAAATCCTGTTACGGGTGAGGTCTTTTTTGGCACCGATCAGGGTTTGGTTTCTTACCAGAGCGATGCCGCCGATGCGGAAAGCGCTTTTGGTAATGTTTACGCTTATCCAAACCCGGTGCGTCAGGGCTACTCAGGCGTAATTACCATCACCGGTCTGGTAGAAAACACACAAGTGAAAATTACGGATATTGCTGGGAATCTGGTTTGCGAAACCGTGTCGAATGGCAGCCTGGCTACGTGGAACGGCAAAGACGCTAACGGACGAAAAGTAAATACCGGAATTTATCTCGCCATCTGTGCCAATGCCGATGGAACGCTCAGTACCATCACAAAAATTCTGGTAATAAACTAA
- a CDS encoding XAC2610-related protein — protein sequence MTQEAVEQKSEVKIETTEILCDSVYKDKGYKITLTKFDLDNVGDETRSNSIFSLYKFVEGKYSLIYKDSIFFQFQEVKFEDFNNDKVKDILIQNYSSARSNLFYYLYTVDTKNDKLKKIDGFERIPNPTFLSKYKIIEGSAVAGKDWTKFYEIKGDSIHDFGVVIYDNHLENSNYERNYKKAINKLMKNKKTTP from the coding sequence GTGACACAAGAAGCTGTCGAGCAAAAAAGTGAAGTCAAAATTGAAACAACTGAAATTTTATGCGACTCTGTTTATAAAGACAAAGGGTACAAAATTACCTTAACTAAGTTTGACTTAGACAACGTTGGAGACGAAACAAGGTCAAATTCCATTTTCTCTCTGTACAAATTTGTAGAAGGAAAATATTCTCTGATTTACAAAGACTCAATATTTTTTCAATTTCAGGAGGTGAAGTTTGAAGACTTCAACAACGACAAAGTAAAAGACATTCTCATACAAAACTATTCGTCGGCGAGAAGTAATTTGTTCTATTATTTGTATACTGTTGACACGAAGAATGACAAATTGAAAAAAATAGATGGTTTTGAAAGAATTCCAAACCCGACATTTCTGTCAAAGTACAAAATTATTGAGGGCTCGGCTGTTGCAGGAAAAGACTGGACTAAGTTCTATGAAATTAAAGGTGATAGTATTCACGACTTTGGAGTTGTAATTTACGACAACCATTTGGAAAACTCGAATTATGAAAGAAACTATAAAAAAGCAATCAACAAATTAATGAAAAACAAAAAAACTACCCCCTAA
- a CDS encoding PorP/SprF family type IX secretion system membrane protein: MKRSILYSIIAFCCFTSTKVIAQADISMATHWYNRANYNPASIARTEYIYLFSNVRKQWVGVTGSPTVFNVQASEYIHNLHSAFGISLVSDKIGATQAINPMLTYAYRISNEKDWSLSMGLSAGVFSRQIDGSLLEADNVSDPSIYTSMERIIKPDANVGIELQTSHFVFGISSTHLFSIAKDSSSFLNANHRYGYAIYKNTDSELFNFNVGLQVVNRSSLMVYEGNASVRFKHATGLNTGPREIFDLGITYRSSHQSTFLFGLNITQNLRVGYAYDQSYLTGYNKNSSHEVMLEYRIPSKAASTCIQCRNNDYWYY, encoded by the coding sequence ATGAAAAGATCAATTCTTTATTCTATCATAGCCTTTTGCTGCTTTACAAGCACGAAAGTAATAGCCCAGGCAGATATAAGCATGGCTACTCACTGGTATAACCGGGCTAATTATAATCCTGCCTCTATAGCCAGAACAGAATATATTTATCTTTTCAGCAATGTACGCAAACAATGGGTTGGCGTGACAGGCTCACCTACCGTTTTTAATGTGCAGGCATCTGAGTACATTCACAATCTGCATTCTGCTTTTGGAATTTCTCTGGTTAGCGACAAGATCGGTGCTACGCAGGCTATCAACCCTATGCTCACTTATGCCTATCGTATTTCTAATGAAAAAGACTGGTCGTTATCCATGGGTTTATCTGCCGGAGTATTTTCGAGACAGATTGATGGATCACTGCTGGAAGCCGATAATGTGAGCGATCCGTCGATATACACCTCCATGGAAAGAATTATCAAGCCGGATGCCAATGTGGGAATTGAACTTCAGACATCCCATTTTGTTTTCGGTATTTCTTCGACCCACTTGTTTTCTATAGCTAAAGACAGCAGTTCTTTTTTGAATGCAAACCACCGTTACGGCTATGCTATTTATAAGAATACCGATTCCGAATTATTTAATTTCAATGTAGGATTACAAGTGGTTAACCGCTCTAGTCTGATGGTTTACGAGGGTAATGCTTCCGTACGATTTAAGCATGCCACCGGGCTTAATACAGGTCCACGGGAGATATTTGATTTAGGAATAACCTACCGGTCTTCCCATCAATCTACCTTTCTGTTCGGACTGAATATCACCCAGAATCTTCGTGTAGGCTATGCGTATGATCAAAGCTATTTGACCGGATACAACAAGAACTCCAGTCACGAAGTTATGCTTGAGTATCGCATACCTTCCAAAGCTGCATCCACCTGCATTCAGTGCCGCAACAATGATTACTGGTATTACTAA
- a CDS encoding S41 family peptidase — translation MNKTGVKKRSGFVLLFVLTMITSCMREPEIQPNTYEGNFQALWNIIDTRYCYLDYKKINWDSIYTVYHQKLPAIKDEIAFFDLLGNMLAELKDGHVNLYSSFDRSRYWKWFEDYPDNFSTDLIEKDRYLGKNYRIAGGLKYARISNNQIGYIYYGSFSDYFSDNNMAYAMKSFANCRGLIIDVRNNGGGSLDLSKQLASYFFTSDVVTGYIRHKTGNGHSDFSAPVEIITPAHKTIQWQRPVIILTNRLSYSATNDFVNRMKKAPHAIIVGDKTGGGGGLPFSSELPNGWMVRFSASPMFNSDMQNTEFGIDPDYTVNLSIVDMEKGIDTIIERAILLTK, via the coding sequence ATGAATAAGACGGGAGTAAAGAAAAGATCTGGTTTTGTGCTGTTGTTTGTGTTGACCATGATAACATCGTGCATGCGTGAGCCCGAAATTCAACCCAACACCTACGAAGGTAATTTTCAGGCTTTGTGGAACATCATCGATACAAGATATTGTTATCTTGACTATAAAAAAATCAATTGGGATTCTATTTATACGGTATATCATCAGAAGTTGCCGGCAATAAAGGACGAAATTGCTTTCTTTGATTTGTTGGGTAATATGCTTGCTGAGCTCAAAGACGGTCATGTAAATCTGTATTCGAGCTTTGACCGAAGTCGTTACTGGAAATGGTTTGAAGATTACCCGGACAATTTCAGCACTGATCTTATTGAAAAAGACAGATACTTAGGAAAGAATTACAGGATTGCCGGAGGATTGAAATACGCGCGGATCAGCAATAATCAGATCGGTTACATTTATTACGGCAGTTTTTCCGATTATTTTTCGGACAATAATATGGCGTATGCCATGAAATCATTTGCAAACTGCCGCGGATTGATTATCGATGTCAGAAATAACGGTGGCGGCTCGCTGGATTTGTCGAAACAACTGGCTTCCTATTTTTTTACCAGCGATGTAGTTACAGGATATATCCGTCATAAAACGGGTAATGGTCATTCGGATTTTTCAGCACCGGTAGAAATTATTACGCCGGCTCATAAAACTATACAGTGGCAGCGTCCGGTGATTATTCTCACCAACCGTTTGTCCTACAGTGCTACCAATGACTTTGTAAACCGAATGAAAAAAGCCCCTCACGCCATTATCGTAGGCGACAAAACAGGCGGTGGAGGAGGATTACCTTTTTCGAGCGAACTTCCTAACGGTTGGATGGTCAGGTTTTCGGCAAGCCCCATGTTCAATTCCGATATGCAAAACACTGAATTTGGTATTGATCCCGATTATACTGTCAATTTGAGTATTGTTGATATGGAAAAAGGAATAGACACGATTATAGAAAGGGCAATCTTATTAACAAAATAG